In Sphaerisporangium krabiense, the DNA window GAGCAGGCGTTCCCCCGCCGCGCGCATCATGCCCACGCAGTCGAAGCCGCCGGCGGTCCCGCCGTCCCCCGTCGTGGTCGCGAGCCCCCTGTCGGTCAGGGCGTGGACGAGGACGGCGTCCAGCCAGGCCGTGAGCGCCTCGCCGGGCGGGCGCGCGGCGGCCAGGTCGTCCGCGGCGGCGCACAGGGTCTCGATGCGGTCGC includes these proteins:
- a CDS encoding SbtR family transcriptional regulator — protein: DRIETLCAAADDLAAARPPGEALTAWLDAVLVHALTDRGLATTTGDGGTAGGFDCVGMMRAAGERLLTAARRAGAVRADLEVDELFGLVTGIALAAGDPARAARLLSLTLDGVRGPAHRTDTRAD